Proteins encoded by one window of Streptococcus sanguinis:
- a CDS encoding TetR/AcrR family transcriptional regulator, with product MVQKRKTSTKEDIKEALIQLLSEERFDTISISKLCKRAGINRGTFYLHYQDKYQMVDSLKNDIISQLSSYSLFEAENEYPKKLMIAKFHILRANERLINALTRSHYIDFREAIREYITTIILSDKQKAATQRFLEENFHIPQKYALEIFLSSVEGIISLWIAGGAQEEPEELTDIILTTYNYDYLR from the coding sequence ATGGTCCAGAAACGAAAGACTAGTACCAAGGAAGACATCAAAGAAGCCTTGATTCAGCTACTATCAGAGGAAAGGTTTGATACTATCTCCATCAGCAAACTCTGCAAACGGGCTGGGATTAACCGCGGCACCTTCTACCTCCACTACCAAGATAAATATCAGATGGTTGATAGTCTCAAAAACGACATTATTTCCCAACTTTCTAGTTATAGCTTGTTTGAAGCGGAGAACGAATACCCCAAAAAGTTAATGATAGCAAAATTTCATATACTCCGAGCTAATGAACGTCTTATCAATGCCCTGACCAGAAGCCATTATATTGACTTTCGGGAGGCTATTCGGGAGTACATAACCACTATCATTCTGAGTGATAAGCAAAAGGCTGCTACCCAGCGTTTTTTAGAGGAGAACTTTCATATCCCTCAGAAATACGCCTTGGAAATCTTCCTATCCAGTGTTGAGGGGATTATTTCTCTTTGGATAGCCGGCGGAGCTCAAGAAGAACCTGAAGAACTCACTGACATAATTTTGACTACTTATAACTATGATTATTTGAGATAA
- a CDS encoding Rrf2 family transcriptional regulator encodes MQISSRFTIATHMLIVLALEGKKQKLTSDILAGSVGVNPVIIRKTLSQLKNAGMITVARGTGGAEIAKDLKDISLLDVYSAVECLGKSGQLFSFHDKPNPDCPIGKNIHNVLDDRLAAIQAAMEAELAQTSLDEVVAATEKEIKEQSVS; translated from the coding sequence ATGCAGATTTCTAGCCGCTTTACCATTGCCACTCATATGCTGATTGTTCTGGCTTTGGAGGGAAAAAAACAAAAACTGACAAGTGATATCCTTGCTGGCAGTGTCGGCGTCAATCCAGTTATTATTCGCAAGACCCTGTCCCAGCTCAAGAATGCCGGAATGATTACCGTTGCTCGTGGAACTGGAGGAGCAGAGATTGCCAAAGATTTGAAAGACATTAGCCTTTTGGATGTCTATAGTGCGGTTGAATGTCTGGGCAAGAGCGGCCAGCTCTTTAGCTTTCATGACAAGCCCAATCCAGACTGTCCTATCGGCAAGAACATTCACAATGTCTTAGACGATCGCTTGGCAGCTATTCAAGCAGCCATGGAAGCTGAATTGGCTCAGACCAGCCTTGACGAAGTCGTCGCAGCAACCGAAAAAGAAATTAAAGAACAATCTGTTTCCTAG
- a CDS encoding methylated-DNA--[protein]-cysteine S-methyltransferase has protein sequence MYKTYYTSPIGRILILTDANALLGLWLENQKYFGAGYDLEQAQQEETEISRRVSAWLDAYFKGENPAINEIPLAPQVTEFRSKVLTVLQKVPYGQTATYSDILRELQAEYGKIGSARAVGGAIGHNPISLLIPCHRIVGSDGKLTGYAGGLDKKAFLLKLEAGEKTE, from the coding sequence ATGTACAAGACTTATTATACATCGCCGATTGGCCGGATTCTCATCTTGACAGACGCAAATGCCTTGTTGGGGCTTTGGCTGGAGAATCAGAAATATTTTGGGGCAGGCTATGATCTGGAGCAAGCGCAGCAGGAGGAGACAGAAATCAGCCGACGCGTCTCTGCTTGGCTGGATGCTTATTTTAAGGGAGAAAATCCCGCAATAAATGAAATTCCATTGGCACCCCAAGTTACTGAGTTCAGAAGCAAGGTTCTGACCGTACTACAGAAGGTTCCCTATGGGCAAACGGCTACCTATTCAGACATTTTGCGGGAGTTGCAGGCTGAGTACGGTAAGATTGGCTCGGCTAGAGCAGTCGGTGGTGCCATCGGCCATAATCCTATTTCACTACTGATTCCCTGTCACCGGATTGTCGGAAGCGACGGCAAGCTGACTGGCTATGCCGGTGGCCTTGATAAAAAAGCCTTCCTGTTGAAACTAGAGGCGGGGGAGAAGACTGAATAA
- a CDS encoding VOC family protein: MTFEYQSKIYLGEVALYVADVARQKDFYQRVLGLELLEEQDGQVALGRDGQVLVRLLATGDRQTVKSAYGLYHLALLLPSRQALADILKHLSENKVPMVGGADHGYSEAIYLEDPEGNGIELYRDKPQADWDIREDGRIIGVTEALAAQEIYELGQEVQPFSIAKGTRMGHVHLSVKNSRAASHFYQKLLGLEDKFSVPSASWLASGNYHHHLAVNEWGGSHLNHRQPQQLGLAYFEAQVEVKEDLVAIYENALDLQAPVRWISSQELEVTDPDGIVAKVKTRVV; this comes from the coding sequence ATGACTTTTGAATATCAAAGCAAGATTTATCTAGGAGAGGTGGCACTTTATGTGGCCGATGTAGCAAGACAAAAGGACTTTTATCAGCGTGTTTTAGGACTGGAGCTTTTGGAAGAGCAGGACGGACAGGTGGCTTTGGGTCGGGATGGACAAGTGCTGGTGAGGCTCTTAGCGACCGGTGACCGTCAGACAGTCAAGTCGGCTTACGGTCTTTATCATCTGGCACTTTTGCTTCCAAGTCGTCAAGCTTTGGCGGATATCCTTAAGCATTTATCAGAAAATAAAGTTCCTATGGTTGGAGGAGCGGATCACGGTTATAGTGAAGCCATTTATCTGGAGGACCCAGAAGGCAACGGCATTGAACTTTATCGGGACAAGCCTCAGGCTGATTGGGATATTCGAGAAGATGGCCGTATTATCGGAGTGACGGAAGCGCTCGCGGCTCAAGAAATCTATGAACTAGGTCAGGAAGTCCAACCGTTTAGTATTGCTAAAGGCACTCGTATGGGCCATGTCCACCTGTCTGTGAAAAATAGCAGAGCAGCCAGTCATTTTTACCAAAAACTTCTAGGCTTGGAGGACAAATTTTCTGTACCTTCTGCTAGCTGGCTGGCATCAGGTAACTACCATCATCATTTAGCAGTTAATGAATGGGGAGGTTCTCACTTGAATCATCGCCAACCGCAGCAACTGGGACTAGCCTATTTTGAGGCGCAAGTGGAAGTAAAAGAAGACCTAGTAGCAATTTATGAAAATGCTCTGGACTTGCAGGCGCCAGTCCGATGGATTAGCTCCCAGGAGCTAGAAGTTACAGACCCAGATGGGATTGTGGCAAAAGTTAAGACAAGAGTGGTATAA
- a CDS encoding metallophosphoesterase family protein, which produces MTRKIALLSDVHGNSTALEAVLADAESQQVTDYWFLGDLLLPGTGRRNILDRMEQLHISLQVRGNWEDSLWHALHQKLDLTRPSHLYLTRLCHFVLEEIRPEEIERMQELPLQLLTEVEGLKIAVSHHLPDKNWGRELIHIGDQSDFDRLFEGNDCAVAVYGHIHQQFLRYGTQGQLIINPGSIGQPFFLDSALRQDLRAQYAILEIDETGLADVDLRRVAYDVEQELRLARELHLPYYEIYRESLVNGIHHTHNHDLLREISEREGYADEIAAFLKSSRNS; this is translated from the coding sequence ATGACACGAAAAATTGCCTTATTATCCGATGTGCATGGGAATAGCACAGCCTTGGAAGCAGTACTGGCGGATGCGGAAAGCCAGCAGGTGACAGATTATTGGTTTTTGGGGGATTTGCTCCTGCCTGGAACCGGTCGCAGAAATATCCTAGATAGGATGGAGCAGTTACACATCAGCCTCCAGGTCAGGGGGAATTGGGAAGACAGTCTCTGGCATGCCCTGCATCAAAAGCTAGACTTGACACGTCCCAGCCATCTCTACCTGACCCGGCTTTGCCATTTTGTCCTAGAGGAAATCCGTCCAGAAGAGATTGAGCGCATGCAAGAACTTCCTCTGCAGCTCCTGACGGAAGTAGAGGGATTGAAGATTGCGGTCAGCCACCATTTGCCCGATAAGAATTGGGGGAGGGAGCTGATTCATATTGGCGATCAGAGCGATTTCGACCGCCTTTTTGAAGGAAACGACTGCGCTGTCGCTGTTTATGGTCATATTCACCAGCAGTTTCTCCGCTACGGGACTCAGGGGCAGCTGATTATCAATCCCGGCTCTATTGGTCAGCCATTCTTTCTAGATTCGGCTTTGCGTCAGGACTTGCGAGCCCAGTATGCCATTTTAGAGATTGATGAGACTGGTCTGGCTGATGTCGACCTTCGGCGCGTGGCCTACGATGTGGAGCAGGAGCTACGCTTGGCTCGGGAGCTCCACTTGCCTTACTATGAGATTTATCGGGAAAGTTTGGTCAATGGTATCCACCATACCCACAATCACGACCTACTGCGGGAAATCAGTGAGCGGGAAGGCTATGCGGATGAGATTGCAGCTTTCTTAAAGTCCAGTCGTAACTCTTGA
- a CDS encoding C69 family dipeptidase, with protein MKKILFRSLLALSTIFLFPFQVVEACTGFIVGKDLTADGTTLYGRTEDLEPNHNKVFLVHPRKTNASGAKLVDEANGFEWTLPAESYKYTSVSDVTPSQGIFDEVGFNEYGVSISATVSAKANDAIQKVDPYVENGLAESILTTVVLPHVQTARQGVELMAQIVREQGAAEGNIITIADKTGVWYMEILSGHQYVAIKFPDDKYAVFPNTFFLGSVDFDDTENVIASKGVQDVAKQANSYKEIDGKFHISQSYNPPMAEADRSRAWAGITSLDPNAAVSYNDSYFDLMHSTDRKISVADVMAMQRNRFEGTQFKPLDQMELDGKGLPQRGTTDPVYKYPLGNPNVMEAHIFQLKDGVPANMGGGTMWLAVGSPRFSPYLPYNGNITDTYDAYKVNTTSYSPDSWYWVASHIYDMAAKHQDLFGTSVQDKWKALEARFIEEQNALDAANAALPDSSAKVTEETQARAAQVFKEMKELEAEMEAKIKEATKTTPSSSSKDSSSSLSSQSSSNSSSATSSSSDTRTEVNVEDDSLVDVATGIRLKNTDLVKASLQLSVKKLESKIQPTDTYDISLTDPNGQPVHQVSPTLVTIPVRKDLPVDAVYALDENGKQVEKFDVTVNQNQTISFTTNHFSVYQVQYRNEQSVKAKKKDLPSTGEQVTIMGIAGLIILAGVFLLLKKTKKN; from the coding sequence ATGAAAAAAATATTGTTTCGTTCCTTGTTAGCTCTTTCGACCATTTTTCTCTTTCCTTTCCAAGTGGTCGAAGCCTGCACAGGATTTATTGTCGGGAAAGACCTTACGGCAGACGGCACAACGCTTTACGGTCGGACAGAGGACTTGGAGCCAAATCACAATAAGGTCTTTCTGGTTCATCCGAGAAAGACTAATGCGAGTGGTGCCAAACTAGTCGATGAAGCCAACGGTTTTGAATGGACCTTGCCGGCAGAAAGCTACAAGTATACTTCGGTATCAGATGTGACCCCATCCCAAGGTATTTTTGACGAGGTTGGCTTCAATGAATACGGTGTTTCCATTTCTGCGACTGTTTCTGCCAAGGCCAATGATGCCATTCAAAAAGTGGATCCTTATGTAGAAAATGGCTTGGCTGAGTCTATCCTGACAACTGTCGTTCTGCCTCATGTTCAGACAGCCCGTCAGGGTGTGGAACTGATGGCGCAGATTGTCAGAGAGCAGGGAGCAGCAGAGGGGAATATTATCACCATTGCTGACAAGACTGGTGTCTGGTATATGGAAATCCTATCTGGCCACCAATATGTTGCTATTAAATTCCCAGATGACAAGTATGCTGTCTTTCCTAATACTTTCTTCTTGGGCAGTGTTGACTTTGACGATACAGAAAACGTCATTGCCTCAAAAGGTGTTCAGGATGTAGCCAAGCAAGCTAACTCTTATAAAGAAATTGACGGCAAATTCCACATTTCTCAGTCCTACAATCCACCGATGGCAGAGGCAGATCGTTCACGTGCCTGGGCAGGTATCACCAGTCTAGATCCAAATGCGGCCGTGTCTTATAACGACTCTTACTTTGATCTCATGCACTCCACAGACAGAAAGATCAGTGTAGCAGATGTTATGGCTATGCAGCGCAATCGCTTTGAGGGCACTCAGTTCAAACCGCTGGACCAAATGGAGCTAGATGGTAAGGGACTGCCACAACGTGGTACGACAGACCCTGTTTACAAATATCCATTGGGCAACCCAAATGTCATGGAAGCTCATATCTTCCAGCTCAAAGACGGTGTTCCAGCCAATATGGGCGGAGGCACTATGTGGCTGGCGGTAGGCAGTCCGCGCTTCTCACCTTACCTGCCTTATAATGGGAATATCACAGATACTTACGACGCTTATAAGGTTAACACAACTAGCTATAGTCCAGACTCTTGGTACTGGGTAGCATCTCATATCTATGATATGGCGGCCAAGCATCAGGACCTCTTTGGTACTTCTGTCCAAGACAAGTGGAAGGCCTTGGAAGCCCGCTTTATTGAGGAGCAAAATGCTCTAGATGCAGCCAATGCAGCTCTGCCAGACTCTTCAGCCAAAGTTACTGAGGAAACACAAGCTCGAGCAGCGCAAGTCTTTAAGGAAATGAAAGAGCTAGAAGCTGAAATGGAGGCTAAAATCAAGGAAGCAACAAAAACAACTCCTTCTAGCTCCAGCAAAGATTCTAGCAGCTCTTTGTCATCCCAAAGTTCGTCAAATTCTTCTTCAGCAACTTCTAGTAGTTCGGATACACGGACGGAAGTCAATGTAGAAGATGACAGCTTGGTGGATGTCGCAACTGGCATTCGCTTGAAAAATACTGACTTGGTCAAGGCCAGTCTTCAGCTGTCAGTGAAAAAACTAGAAAGCAAGATTCAGCCGACAGATACCTATGACATTAGCTTGACCGATCCGAATGGTCAGCCGGTGCATCAGGTCAGTCCAACCCTTGTGACGATCCCAGTCCGCAAAGATCTGCCAGTAGATGCCGTCTATGCTCTGGATGAAAATGGCAAGCAGGTTGAGAAATTTGATGTAACGGTTAATCAAAACCAGACCATCAGCTTCACGACCAATCATTTCTCTGTTTACCAAGTGCAGTATCGAAATGAGCAGTCCGTCAAGGCCAAGAAAAAAGACCTGCCATCAACAGGTGAGCAAGTCACCATCATGGGGATTGCAGGTTTGATCATCCTAGCAGGAGTCTTCTTACTTTTGAAGAAAACAAAGAAAAACTAA
- a CDS encoding FtsX-like permease family protein: MKRKIYWKDILRSFTSSKGRFLSILILMMLGSLALVGLKVAPPNMRRTATDYLKEQRTMDLAVMADYGLDKADQKELEAIKGADVEFGYLTDVTVDEEALRVFSDTKDISNFQVTSGRLPKKEQEIALASFWSKKYKLGQEIDLTEKAGSRSVLKNKTYKIVGFVNSAELWSDRNLGNATSGSGALSAYAVVSPKAFDTDVYSIARLRYHDLKKLAPFSESYQERLEQHQTALDKSLEDNGVVRFKQLEADAKSTIQKGQDKIAQAESELTQGKKQLEQAQSQLDQQKSQLAATQSASILPPAQLSQSQQQIQEAESQLNQKKAELAQAEKDLSASKDKIADAKADLNRLKEPTYHSYDRKSLPGGNGYHMYKNSMNSIASIGNIFPVVLYLVAAMVTFTTMTRFVDEERTNAGVFKALGYHSRDIIRKFALYGLVAGSLGTLIGILLGHYFLSGVISSIITRGMVLSAPHAYFYVSYSLLALGLSLLSSVLPAYLVARRELTEEAAHLLLPKPPVKGSKIFLERLTLIWRRLSFTQKVTARNIFRYKQRMFMTIFGVAGSVALLFAGLGLQSSIGGIPKRQFEEILRYDLIVSVNPRENQAEQDKLKKLLADDSIADYQEIYSETLTEKYKGKKETESITLMVTDKENFEPFISLESPDSRQKLSLKDGVVVSDKLARIAGVGPGGSIELGGKSVKLAAVNENHFGHFAFMKATNYQKIYGKKPEKNAYLVRLKDSSSKNIVDKANEFMSLKSVKSVSQNASMVKQFNVLAYSLNNTMLVLVLISILLAVVILYNLTNINVAERIRELSTIKVLGFHNKEVTLYIYRETIILSVIGMAVGLLGGFFLHRFLIEKVAPSIISLTPQVSPSVYLFPLTAVTLILTLLGFFVNYRLRRVDMLEALKSVD; the protein is encoded by the coding sequence ATGAAGAGAAAGATTTATTGGAAAGATATTCTGCGATCCTTCACTAGCTCTAAAGGACGTTTCCTATCTATTTTAATCCTCATGATGCTGGGCTCTTTAGCTCTTGTGGGACTTAAGGTCGCTCCACCCAATATGCGCAGAACAGCAACAGATTATTTGAAAGAGCAGCGAACCATGGACTTGGCCGTGATGGCGGACTATGGTTTGGATAAGGCGGATCAGAAAGAGCTGGAAGCTATCAAGGGAGCTGATGTCGAGTTTGGCTATCTGACAGATGTCACCGTGGACGAGGAGGCCCTCCGAGTATTCTCAGATACCAAGGATATTTCAAACTTTCAAGTGACCTCTGGTCGTCTTCCTAAGAAAGAGCAAGAGATTGCTCTGGCTAGCTTTTGGTCAAAAAAATATAAGCTTGGTCAGGAGATTGATCTGACTGAAAAGGCCGGCAGTCGGTCAGTTCTGAAAAACAAGACCTATAAGATTGTAGGATTTGTCAACTCGGCAGAGCTCTGGTCTGATAGAAATCTGGGCAATGCGACTAGTGGCAGCGGGGCTTTATCTGCCTATGCTGTAGTCAGCCCCAAGGCCTTTGATACAGATGTTTACAGTATTGCCCGCCTGCGCTATCATGATTTAAAAAAGCTGGCTCCCTTCTCTGAAAGTTATCAGGAGCGTTTGGAGCAGCACCAGACAGCTTTGGACAAGAGCCTTGAAGATAACGGAGTGGTCAGGTTTAAGCAATTAGAGGCAGATGCCAAAAGCACCATTCAGAAGGGCCAAGATAAGATTGCTCAGGCTGAGAGCGAGCTGACCCAAGGTAAAAAGCAATTAGAGCAAGCTCAGAGTCAGCTGGACCAGCAAAAAAGCCAGCTAGCAGCAACTCAATCCGCTTCTATCCTCCCTCCTGCCCAGCTCAGCCAGAGCCAGCAGCAGATTCAGGAAGCTGAGTCCCAGCTCAATCAGAAAAAAGCAGAGCTAGCTCAGGCAGAGAAAGACTTATCAGCTAGCAAGGACAAGATAGCTGACGCTAAGGCAGACCTGAATCGTTTGAAAGAGCCGACCTATCATAGCTATGACCGCAAGTCTCTGCCAGGTGGGAATGGCTATCATATGTATAAAAACTCCATGAATAGTATTGCGTCGATTGGTAATATTTTCCCAGTGGTGCTCTATCTGGTGGCTGCTATGGTGACCTTTACCACCATGACTCGCTTTGTCGATGAGGAGCGAACAAATGCAGGCGTCTTCAAGGCTCTAGGCTATCATAGCCGAGATATCATTCGCAAGTTTGCTCTTTACGGCTTGGTAGCAGGCAGTCTAGGTACCCTCATAGGGATTCTGCTGGGACATTATTTCTTGTCGGGAGTGATTTCTTCTATTATTACCAGAGGGATGGTGCTCTCTGCCCCTCATGCATATTTTTATGTTTCCTATAGTTTACTGGCCCTTGGGCTTTCCCTTCTATCCAGTGTTCTTCCTGCCTATTTGGTGGCAAGACGGGAGCTGACAGAGGAAGCAGCTCACTTGCTTTTGCCCAAGCCACCGGTCAAGGGCTCCAAGATTTTCTTGGAAAGACTGACCCTTATCTGGCGACGTCTTAGCTTTACTCAGAAGGTCACAGCTCGCAATATCTTTCGCTATAAGCAGCGGATGTTTATGACCATCTTTGGTGTGGCGGGTTCTGTTGCCCTGCTCTTTGCCGGCCTAGGACTCCAATCTTCTATTGGTGGTATTCCCAAACGTCAGTTTGAGGAGATTCTGCGATACGACTTGATTGTCTCTGTCAATCCTAGAGAAAATCAAGCTGAGCAAGACAAGCTGAAAAAGCTGCTGGCAGATGACTCGATTGCTGATTATCAGGAGATCTACAGTGAAACCTTAACAGAGAAATACAAAGGAAAAAAAGAGACAGAATCAATCACTTTAATGGTTACGGACAAGGAAAATTTTGAACCGTTCATCTCGTTAGAAAGTCCTGACAGCCGACAGAAGCTGTCCCTGAAGGACGGTGTAGTTGTTTCGGATAAATTGGCCCGTATAGCTGGAGTTGGACCCGGTGGCAGTATAGAGCTGGGTGGCAAGTCTGTCAAGCTCGCAGCAGTCAATGAGAATCATTTTGGCCATTTTGCCTTTATGAAGGCAACTAACTACCAGAAGATTTACGGGAAAAAGCCTGAGAAAAATGCTTATCTAGTGCGGCTCAAGGACTCTTCTAGTAAAAATATTGTTGATAAGGCCAATGAATTTATGAGCCTCAAATCTGTCAAGAGTGTCTCCCAAAATGCTAGCATGGTGAAGCAGTTCAACGTTTTAGCTTATTCTCTTAATAATACGATGCTGGTTTTGGTCCTGATTTCCATTCTTTTAGCAGTCGTCATTCTCTACAACCTGACCAATATCAATGTAGCTGAGCGGATTCGCGAGCTGTCCACTATCAAGGTTTTGGGCTTCCATAATAAGGAAGTGACCCTCTATATCTATCGAGAGACCATTATTCTTTCAGTGATCGGGATGGCAGTTGGGCTTCTAGGCGGTTTCTTCCTGCATCGTTTTTTGATTGAGAAGGTTGCGCCTAGCATTATCAGCTTAACCCCTCAAGTAAGTCCCTCAGTCTATCTGTTTCCTCTAACAGCAGTGACCCTTATTCTGACCTTACTTGGCTTCTTTGTCAACTACCGCCTCAGACGGGTGGATATGCTGGAAGCGCTCAAGTCTGTTGATTGA
- a CDS encoding alpha/beta hydrolase-fold protein, with protein MTLSINKTFVWEGITVNIALPQDYDGSRAYPAILLNDGQINYLSKLSPSVILIGLISNNRLDDYTPWKANALKPGNPDFGGRADSYHQKLFNGILAEIRQHYLLDDKRIAYGGYSLGGLAAVYSLYSVCEVPCVFSICGSFWYSGFTDYCRTQDLKHKDCLIYLQNGKTEGANHSNRLSKAPFYAKEIHRLIQKEILTTCSVFDPYGHHEALKERYAAFAEWLTTQWHID; from the coding sequence ATGACTTTATCAATAAATAAGACCTTTGTATGGGAAGGTATCACTGTCAATATTGCCCTGCCCCAAGATTATGACGGATCACGAGCTTATCCAGCAATCTTGCTAAATGATGGACAGATAAACTACCTAAGCAAGCTTTCTCCGTCGGTAATCTTAATCGGACTGATATCAAACAACAGGCTGGACGATTATACACCCTGGAAAGCCAATGCTCTAAAACCTGGCAATCCTGATTTTGGCGGCAGAGCAGATAGCTACCATCAGAAGCTCTTCAACGGTATATTAGCCGAAATCAGACAGCACTACCTACTGGATGACAAGAGAATTGCCTATGGTGGCTACTCTCTCGGTGGACTAGCGGCTGTTTACAGTCTCTATAGTGTCTGCGAAGTTCCCTGTGTCTTTTCTATCTGTGGTTCCTTTTGGTACTCAGGTTTCACCGACTATTGTCGGACACAGGACTTGAAACACAAGGACTGTCTAATCTATTTGCAGAATGGAAAGACAGAAGGTGCGAATCACTCGAACCGACTTTCCAAAGCTCCTTTTTATGCTAAAGAAATTCATCGCTTGATTCAGAAAGAAATCCTTACCACCTGCTCCGTCTTTGACCCTTACGGTCATCATGAAGCCCTCAAGGAGCGCTATGCTGCCTTTGCAGAATGGTTGACTACACAATGGCATATCGACTAA
- a CDS encoding PrsW family glutamic-type intramembrane protease, with translation MNKTRRIALYIYLVLAGIGLQFELGDMAEKDVTLEAGRDLVLNLAVLAAFFLPFYFLIKKLAKKLSVEMIVLATALFGGAFISGWLSFAGNSLIDIINSNFIKDPAVFNDWTNALTAPFAEEFFKSLTAFAALYILGRKDIQSVLIAGLSSGFGFQVIEDIGYVSRVTFGGQYSGSLEAVGRIAGGLASHTLYTAVVTVGVYLLFSTAYKKYRLFGLWCVVSTVANHFIWNSPFFETEHRINIVVGFLFAFLVATFIEVYRLVLKEKKTDLEI, from the coding sequence ATGAATAAAACAAGAAGAATTGCTCTCTATATCTACTTAGTCCTAGCTGGTATTGGCTTGCAGTTTGAGCTTGGAGACATGGCGGAGAAGGATGTCACCTTAGAAGCTGGCCGCGACTTGGTTCTGAACTTAGCTGTTTTAGCTGCCTTTTTCCTGCCTTTCTATTTCTTGATTAAAAAACTTGCCAAGAAGTTATCGGTTGAGATGATTGTTCTAGCAACAGCCCTCTTTGGAGGTGCCTTTATCTCTGGCTGGCTAAGCTTTGCGGGCAATAGTTTGATTGATATTATTAACTCTAACTTTATCAAGGATCCTGCTGTTTTCAATGATTGGACAAATGCACTGACAGCTCCTTTTGCAGAGGAATTTTTCAAGTCTCTGACAGCCTTTGCCGCTCTCTACATTTTGGGACGCAAGGATATTCAGTCTGTCTTAATCGCTGGACTGAGTTCGGGTTTTGGCTTTCAAGTCATAGAGGATATTGGCTATGTATCCAGAGTGACTTTCGGAGGACAATATAGTGGTTCCTTAGAAGCAGTTGGCAGAATTGCTGGCGGATTGGCTTCGCATACTCTCTATACAGCAGTGGTGACTGTTGGGGTTTATCTTCTCTTTTCCACGGCTTACAAGAAATACCGTCTCTTTGGTCTCTGGTGCGTCGTGTCAACCGTTGCCAATCACTTTATTTGGAACTCTCCTTTCTTCGAAACAGAGCATCGGATTAACATCGTTGTCGGTTTCTTATTTGCCTTTCTCGTTGCTACCTTTATAGAAGTCTACCGACTGGTTTTGAAGGAGAAAAAGACAGATTTAGAAATTTAA
- a CDS encoding ABC transporter ATP-binding protein — protein sequence MAYIEMKHSFKRFQVGDTEIVANNDISFEIEKGELVIILGASGAGKSTVLNILGGMDTNDEGDILIDGQNIADYNSHQLTDYRRNDVGFVFQFYNLVPNLTAKENVELASEIVKDAQDPVAVLTAVGMENRLNNFPAQLSGGEQQRVSIARAVAKNPKILLCDEPTGALDYNTGKQVLQILQDMSRNQGATVIIVTHNAALAPIADRVIRMHDARVKSVTVNEEPQDISTLEY from the coding sequence ATGGCTTACATTGAAATGAAACATAGTTTTAAACGTTTTCAGGTAGGTGACACGGAGATTGTCGCCAATAACGATATTTCTTTTGAGATTGAAAAGGGGGAACTGGTCATTATCTTGGGTGCTTCTGGTGCTGGTAAGTCTACGGTGCTCAATATCCTCGGAGGTATGGATACCAATGATGAGGGAGATATCCTGATAGACGGCCAGAATATTGCTGACTACAATTCCCACCAGCTGACGGACTATCGTCGCAATGATGTGGGCTTTGTCTTTCAGTTTTACAATTTGGTGCCCAACCTGACGGCTAAGGAAAATGTCGAATTGGCTTCAGAGATTGTCAAGGATGCTCAAGATCCAGTGGCCGTTCTAACTGCGGTTGGTATGGAAAATCGCCTCAATAATTTTCCTGCGCAGTTATCAGGCGGGGAGCAGCAGAGGGTGTCTATCGCTCGGGCGGTGGCAAAAAATCCCAAAATTTTGCTCTGTGACGAACCGACAGGAGCTCTGGACTACAATACCGGCAAGCAAGTGCTGCAAATTTTACAGGATATGTCCCGCAATCAAGGGGCGACGGTGATTATCGTGACCCACAATGCTGCCTTGGCTCCCATTGCTGACCGGGTTATTCGCATGCATGACGCGAGGGTCAAGAGTGTTACAGTCAATGAAGAGCCTCAGGATATAAGTACATTGGAGTATTGA